atttgcaaattatggtggaaaataagtattcggtcacctacaaacaagcaagatttctggctctcacagacctgtaacttattctttaagaggctcctctgtcctccactcgttacctgtattaatggcacctgtttgaacttgttatcagtataaaagagacctgtccacaacctcaaacagtcacactccaaactccactatggccaagaccaaagagctgccaaaggacaccagaaacaaaattgtagacctgcaccaggctggaaagactgaatctgcaataggtaagcagcttggtttgatgaaatcaactgtgggagcaattattaggaaatggaagacatacaagaccactgataatctccctcgatctggggctccacgcaagatctcaccccgtgtggtcaaaatgatcacaagaacggtgagcaaaaatcccagaaccacacggggggacctagtgaatgacctgcagagagctgggaccaaagtaacaaagcctaccatcagcaagggcattgaagatgaaacgtggctgggtctttcagcatgacaatgatcacaaacccaccgcccgggcaacgaaggagtggcttcgtaagaagcatttcaaggtcctggagtggcctagccagtttccagatctcaaccccatagaaaatctttggagggagttgaaagtccgtgttgcccagcaacagccccaaaacatcattgctctagaggagatctgcatggaggaatgggccaaaataccagcaacagtgtgtgaaaaccttgtgaagacttacaaaaacatttgacctctgtcattgccaacaaagggtatagaacaaagtattgagataaacttttgttattgaccaaatacttattttccaccataatttgcaaataaattcataaaaaatcctacaatgtgattttctggattttttttcctcattttgtctgtcatagttaaagtgtacctatcatgaaaattacaggcctctctcatctttttaagtgggagaacttgcacaattggtggctgactatatacttttttgccccactgtatattaaaaCAGAAGATTccagtaactttggtaaattaccggtaACGTTGCAACCTTAGTCACAACCCACTGCAAGTGCAGAGCCTCAGACATCTAATGCTCTTATGATGTTCACACAACTATTACCCAGAGTGCCTGCAGAGGGcctctgagagagagggggttgggggggagctggaggatggagtGTGAGATACAGAGCCCAAGATGAACAGAGGGAAAAAGAGTGACGGGTCTCCCAGGGCCTCAGAAATCACTACAGACAGGCCTCCGCTCCGCCACATGCAGCCCTTCTCCCAGATCACGGCTTCCCTGCAGAGGAGAGTCCCCAGCCAAGGCCAGAGGAAGCTGGGTATGGCAGCTGTACGCCACCCCACCCCTGCTGATCACCACAGCAGCATAGCACACTGTACACAGAGACAGCCCAGCTGAACCATGTGTGGTTCTGTCACCCTTGGTCGCCAAACCTGGACTGGGGCCCACTCTAACACACTGGACAGACTGACCGCACGTGCCAACTCATGCAAGACCGCAAAGTTATTCATCCTGAAACATTGGTATCTGTGTTTAGAGCAGTGATGCTTTCAACAGATGCTGCTTCCAGGTCAGAGATGCTGGTTATCACCTCACAGTTGAGACCCCTTTGTTAtgaccatctctctcctctgtgttacTTCATCCACTGCCAGACAGAGAGctaaaaacagacagagagacatgagcAGATGTATGGAAGAACAAGTAGTTTATTTAAAAGATTAAGAACAGCAGTAGGTTTTAGAATAAATCTGGGAGCTTGACAGCACTTTTCCTAACTTTAATTGCCAACGTCAACTGGAAACCTGGAGCGCTCTCAGTTATACGTCATAACCAGATTTTTGGAGAGAATAATATTGAATAATAGGAGCTCGACCAACTGTTACGACTGAATCACTACAACATGCATAGCATTTTATATGGGGTCTAAATCGCAGACAGAATCCAAGACGCCCAAACTTATTTCCAGCACCAAAACTATATAAATTGGTATCAGAATGTATTAAAAGAgcaattattttatattttttaaatgtatttaacttttatttaatctAGTGACTGATTACTACCTTTTAGTTATCCAAGTCCACATATGGTAATCCATCAAAACTACACTGATTCTTATCCATTGTTAAGGTAATTTGTGATATTGGAGAGTAATATTGATCAGTCTACTACTTAACTAAATTCATTGCAAAGAACCTCtgaataatagataatgtcagcCAACCATTATTACAGTCAGAGGAAAAGGTTATGTAACAGCCAACATCAAATAGTACATTTTGACCTTGGAGTATCACACATGGAATTCATATCGGTAgaggggctcccaagtggcaaACCAGTCTCAGGCACTGAATCTcaatgcaagaggtgtcactacagtccctggttcgaatccaggctatatcacatccAGCCGAGATTGGAagttccatagggcggtgcacaattggcccaccgtcgtctggctggggtaggccgtcattattttcttaactgacttgcctagttaattaaaaaaaatacaagtaTGGGACTCAACCAGGAGGTGTTGAACAGTGATAGCCCAGGGCCTAGGATGAGAATGGAGTAGCTACACAACACTGCCACCCAGCTGCCATCAATCTCCTCTACTACTGACAAAGAATATAGATCTGTCCCCTATATCACAAGTCACAACCTCTACAATGAAGAATGCATATTGTCCAAGCAAAGTGTTCCACACTTAACTTAGAACATTTCTTTAAGATATTTTATTAATTTATAATACAAGCAGACCACATTTCATTagtattctttatttttttaaatacatttattcaTATTGAGCTACATTTCATAGCAGTGACATTGGTTGACAGACACTAACCAAAGGACTCACTAAAAGGAAGGATTCACACTGTTTCCATGGAAACCACAGCCACCCAAGACCAATCTGTTCTACTCCACCACCTGCATCACTAACCTCCAgtgttcacacacaaacacacacacaccgtttttAGGTTCAAACACACACCCATTACTCAAATACACAAACTGTCTCCATACACTCAGTCCTTTCCCCAACCTATCCACTCACACATACAGTCATGTAAAATTAATACAcaattcccacacacacactaacccctgGAACAAAAGGCATTCAATTAACAGGAGTCAGACATCAGCAACTGGACAAACAATATCAATACAAGATAAAAATTGACATTTTCCAATTGCAATATTAATGATATTACTGAATAATTCCACAATCAAAAAGGCAAACAAAAACAGACAGCATCCAAACAAAAAGGAGGTCaaataccatcatcatcatcatttccTCCTATTTTCCAGAGGGGAATCCTCTCCAAGGACTTGCTCCCTCATACCTCTGGTCCTAATGTCCTGTAGTTGGCCATGAAGACCTCCAACTACCAACACCTCTCTGTTGACTGGCTCCTGGTGTCGATTCCCTTATTCCTCACTGAGGTCGGACGGGGAGTGGCGAGGGGGCTGTCCCATGGGACGGGATGTAGTCTAAATGGTCATGTTGAGCAGAGGTGGAAGCCATACAGAATGACAATGGTCACTCAGAAGCAATCCTTCAATACTTTTCACTcagtaaaagggggggggggggggagcagggttTCACAACCAGGGGGAGAATGTGTAGGAGTTAGTTCAGATTCTTCTAGCTAGACCAGTTCATCATTCACCGTCGAGGTGATCAAACACGTGACAAtgccacacacacaggtgtcccTTTACAACTTTGAACTCTTCCTCTGTTGGTCCAAGTCCAGGAACAAACACGAGTGTGGCCCATGTCACAGAGATACACACTCCACTGGTGCTATGGCAGACTACACACACCCTGCTAGTAGGAGTCAACTACTGTACTGTGCACGGTCTACATCGGGTGAGGAGGATGGCACTTTGTCTAACAGTAGGACattattctctcttcctctgtaagATGGGGAGATTAAGACGATACAAAaaaacgatatatatatatatatatatatgagaaacACTTTCTAATAAACAACCCAGTTAAGTGCAATGAGAGGTTTTAACGCCGTTCTACAAGAGCCATGGGAACTTCCATTTCATTTCATTAGCAGAAAGTTACTTGGAGTCAATGCAAATGACCAACGCCACAGTACAGGTCAATGTTCCGAAGTCATAGTTTGACAGTGTTTCTGTGGGAGGTCTTCAAAACCTGTATGGTCACCCAGCTATCTCATCCTGGGTAACCACAGAGATTATATGTACAAATTCTTAACATGGTTTTACAACACAGAAGAAAAAGGCAGAATCTGGCAAAAGGGTGAAAAAAGAAAATTGATCTGAataaatgggtaaaaaaaaaaaaactactaaTAATTCCAAAGCCACCGATTGGGCCAGAGTGCCACAAACATGTGCCAGACAGCAGCCTGACAGCTCTGTGACCCATCTCCCTGTGATCTCTCCAAATCCATGGTTGACGGGCAGACAGAAGCCGAGCAGGGGTGAATGTGGGGGAGGGTTAAGGGGAGGATTGTGGTTTGTTGTCGTCTTTACAAGAGCAGACAGCAGTTGCTCTCCGCGGTCTTCTCCCGGTTACGTTGACCTACAAAGACGAGGACGATAGAAAGAAACTTGGTGAGACGAGAGCAAATATCACCAGACTTTCCGGTTCAAAAGGGACCATAAGGCCTAAAGCTGTAGCAATTACAGCTCAACATGGTCACTGACAGCTAGGTGATGGGATGGGTTGACCTCCTTGAGATGAGACAGAACGAGACTGAGGGGTTCTCACCATGGGAGTTAGGCTCTGGCAGGGTCTCTCTGGCAACCAAGTGCATGACAGTTGTTCGGCCAGGGGGCAGCTTTAAAGCTTAGAAAACAAAAAAGGACAGACAATGAACAATTAATATGCAGAATATATAAATCCTCTTTAATTATGGTATTACTAAACATGTTCCGAATGCCCATTCTCCATCCTTAAGTGTGGCACGGGTAACCCTCTAGAGTCTAAGGCCACCATcggcggatgtggtggattgagacacagcccatgcaaaaaaactGAATCTCTTACTCAACAGTTGatgtttttattatgctaattagatgttTGCGGGGGAGCGGACACCGACTCTAGGGTCAAACTTAATTTCAAAGGACACAGGTCATTCAATTACAGTATTCACTAGTAAATTTCAGACATGTaggatgaatgtgtgtgtgtaggagggtcCATCAAATACCTCCCAGGGTGACGTTGCCATGCAGGAAGCGTCCCTGGAAGATGAGGCGTAGGATGCTGGCGCTGCTCAcctgctcctcctcccatccTGATGGAGCGAtgagacaacacacacaagcTCAGGGGAGAATTTTTTAAATCAGCGCCAGAAACACTCAGACACTTCCTGCAGTGGTTGAACCCACACAAACATTACTACCATCATCAGGGGTGTGGAGATGGAATAAAGTGTTACGACACAAGGCATGGTCCAACAGCTGTTCCTATAACAGTAACGAACTTCAAAGTGGGCATTCACAACAAGAAATAGAAGTATGCCCAGTACACTAAATCAGACAGTTGAAGTGACCTGATTCATTCCACAATACAACTCAATAGAAAACAAGACAGTGAAGTGGTAGTTTCTTGGTCCACCTCCCAACATGCAAAAAACTCACCCAAGGGCCAGTTATCAAAGACGTGCTTGGCGATGTCCATGGCCGAGTCGTTGGGGGAGAAGATGAAGTCTTGTGTCTTCCCACTGACCAGGATAAGACGCAGGTTCACCTGGAATGGCCCAAACAAAACATTGACTAATCCTACACATGCTCCACAGAAATCACAAGATTAACGTATAATAAAAGTCCACATTTCCACCCCATCGAGCAATGAGAGGCACGTAGCTACGCCTAATCACATGGAATCCTTCCGTTTTCTCTCACCTCGAATGACATGAGATGACCTTCGGAAGCCTGCACCAAAACTGGCATTCCAGTCTAATTAGATTTCTCTGGTGCAGCTCTCAGCCCCTTTGACTGGGCTGCTTCCTTCAGAGAGGACTGAGCTTGTTGTGTAGTGAGCCCCTATAGTAGGACGGGGCATAGATAAGGGTGGAGCTGGGGGGtgatgggatggagggggagaacAGTGGGCCTTCAGTGGCTTGAGGCAGGGAGCAGCTCCTCTCTCCGGGCTGTCGGCCTAATGTGATAACCCCAGGTGTCCCAGACAGGCCTGGGCCACATTATTACATTGATATTGCCAACGCGtaacccgggggggggggggggggggtgtacgtGAAGGTCTTAGAAAGGGCTTTTCCCTGCTCTTCTTTGTACCCACCCAGTCCACTAAATGAAAGCATCGAaagaaaa
Above is a genomic segment from Oncorhynchus kisutch isolate 150728-3 linkage group LG19, Okis_V2, whole genome shotgun sequence containing:
- the LOC109864755 gene encoding ubiquitin-like protein 3, with the protein product MTTQRDVDIVNLRLILVSGKTQDFIFSPNDSAMDIAKHVFDNWPLGWEEEQVSSASILRLIFQGRFLHGNVTLGALKLPPGRTTVMHLVARETLPEPNSHGQRNREKTAESNCCLLL